The Coffea eugenioides isolate CCC68of chromosome 8, Ceug_1.0, whole genome shotgun sequence genome has a segment encoding these proteins:
- the LOC113781374 gene encoding uncharacterized protein LOC113781374 — protein sequence MSNTYDFKELHDINTKRLDADKSSGDEASSLLSAKRTSGNVICTSMTKRLALGPESRPSCISEDSSKARAPGFEVKPSHKLSLSNDYSSQTKSIQGKSGRNLPKTKLFQTATGSLSKSRSFNDSGKRPKVQRLDVIPENRKFSVKTHYKKKGSTIRTMRKTLPLNDASCGSSKAVGPKIKRIPAKFSDNGSLKRLRCMNEHISVKMTSNTRFKRLQVGSTKDGTFVSAASRDKKFESHGKCTPPDVCGTKYLNINPLQISDDSVIAGKGKTLCLPIADMVEDVRFASVSDASQEAKQKGETSHRLLESTNPCSWSDAIGEKKLTVLRTSSSVTEKAPQTSPFTSANKCLSNGSGSEDYGRTGSLDHASYCHLLDCSSLSILDTTRVKDMDGSSQIVAGPSCCNQIDAYRAFAVPLIDYIWKGECEIQNSSRLPRILYRIQAHLSTMSSSKIPEAVKNFSNKILLEEVSRLTAWPIQFQEYYPQDDSIGLYIFAEDIESYINYKSLVQYMVDCDIALKGNFDRIELLIFSSHLLPESSHYWNGLLYLWGVFKERKVNCST from the exons ATGTCAAATACTTATGATTTCAAGGAACTTCATGATATAAATACTAAAAGATTGGATGCTGACAAGAGCAGTGGAGACGAAGCAAGTTCTCTACTATCTGCTAAGAGAACTTCAGGCAATGTAATTTGTACGTCAATGACAAAAAGATTAGCACTTGGACCAGAAAGTCGGCCTTCTTGTATATCTGAAGACTCTAGCAAAGCTCGGGCTCCAGGTTTTGAGGTGAAGCCTAGTCATAAATTGTCACTGTCAAATGATTACTCTTCTCAAACTAAAAGCATTCAAGGGAAATCAGGTCGAAATCTGCCAAAAACCAAACTATTTCAAACGGCAACTG GTAGTCTGAGTAAGTCAAGATCATTTAATGATTCAGGGAAGAGGCCAAAAGTACAGCGGTTGGATGTAATTCCAGAAAATAGGAAATTCTCCGTTAAAACTCATTACAAGAAAAAAGGTAGTACTATTCGAACAATGAGGAAAACTCTGCCACTTAATGATGCGAGCTGTGGCAGTTCAAAAGCTGTTGGTCCAAAAATTAAGAGGATTCCAGCAAAATTTTCTGACAATGGCAGTTTGAAGAGATTAAGGTGCATGAATGAACATATTTCAGTTAAAATGACATCTAACACCAGATTTAAGAGGCTGCAAGTCGGCTCTACAAAAGATGGTACTTTTGTTTCTGCAGCATCACGTGATAAGAAGTTTGAATCTCATGGTAAATGTACACCTCCAGACGTTTGTGGAACCAAATATCTTAATATCAACCCTCTTCAGATTTCAGATGACTCAG TCATTGCAGGCAAGGGAAAGACACTGTGCTTGCCTATAGCTGATATGGTTGAGGATGTACGATTTGCCAGTGTGTCTGATGCTTCTCAGGAGGCAAAGCAGAAAGGTGAAACATCTCATCGCTTGTTGGAGTCGACAAATCCTTGTAGTTGGTCTGATGCAATTGGAGAAAAAAAACTGACAGTGCTACGGACATCCTCCAGTGTTACTGAGAAAGCCCCCCAGACATCTCCTTTCACCTCAGCAAATAAATGTTTATCAAATGGAAGTGGAAGTGAAGACTATGGTAGAACTGGAAGTTTGGATCATGCTTCATACTGTCACCTGTTAGACTGTTCTTCACTTTCCATTCTTGATACAACAAGGGTGAAGGATATGGATGGAAGCAGCCAGATAGTTGCTGGTCCATCATGTTGCAATCAGATTGATGCTTATAGGGCGTTCGCTGTTCCCTTGATTGATTACATATGGAA AGGTGAATGCGAAATTCAGAACTCTTCAAGGTTGCCCAGAATCTTGTATAGAATTCAAGCACACTTGTCTACAATGTCATCATCCAAAATACCTGAAGCAGTAAAGaacttttccaacaaaattcTTTTGGAGGAAGTATCTCGCTTGACTGCATGGCCTATTCAGTTCCAGGAATATTATCCCCAAGATGATAGTATTGGCCTTTACATTTTTGCAGAAGACATTGAAAG CTATATAAACTACAAGAGCTTGGTGCAATACATGGTTGACTGTGATATAGCTCTAAAAGGAAATTTCGACCGGATTGAGCTTCTTATATTCTCATCCCACCTTCTTCCTGAAAGTTCCCACT ATTGGAAtggtttgttatatttgtggGGAGTCTTTAAAGAGAGGAAGGTGAATTGCTCAACATGA
- the LOC113780012 gene encoding carboxylesterase 1-like, with protein MSDISPVDPNIDLYGFLGIIRCPDGTIRRLPGPATPASSDPRNPLHLSKDISINQHNGTWARIYVPREAFDSSPDTKLPVIVYFHGGGFIVGNVSTPLFDDLHTELAIEIPAVIISVDYRLAPEHRLPAAYNDCLEALHTIKDSNDEWLEKYADLSKCFLMGTSAGGNIAYHGGILAAACVDDLKPLEIKGLILHHPFFGGTRRTDSELRMANDKVIPLCATDFMWELSLPIGADRDHEFSNPMMGINPQLFELIKALGWKILVIGCAGDPLIDRQIELVKKLEENGASVKGKFDEGGYHGYGYVNPTAKAITMVVKEFVLSSITC; from the coding sequence ATGTCTGATATATCACCAGTCGATCCTAATATTGATCTATACGGCTTCCTTGGCATCATCCGCTGTCCTGATGGCACAATCAGACGTCTTCCAGGACCAGCAACCCCTGCCTCATCCGATCCCAGAAACCCTTTACACCTTTCAAAAGACATATCTATAAACCAACACAATGGCACTTGGGCTCGCATATATGTACCCCGGGAAGCATTTGACTCCTCTCCGGACACAAAATTGCCTGTGATAGTTTACTTTCATGGTGGAGGATTCATTGTAGGCAACGTATCCACACCTCTGTTTGACGATTTGCACACTGAACTCGCGATTGAAATCCCAGCAGTGATCATATCAGTTGACTACCGCCTTGCTCCAGAGCACCGACTTCCGGCAGCCTACAATGATTGCCTGGAAGCATTGCACACGATTAAAGATTCCAACGACGAATGGTTGGAAAAGTATGCTGATCTAtcaaagtgttttctcatgggCACTAGTGCAGGTGGTAATATAGCCTACCATGGAGGAATACTTGCAGCTGCATGTGTTGATGATCTAAAGCCTTTGGAGATAAAAGGGTTGATATTGCATCATCCATTTTTTGGCGGGACCAGGAGGACTGATTCAGAATTGAGGATGGCCAATGACAAGGTAATACCACTTTGTGCAACTGATTTCATGTGGGAGCTAAGCTTGCCAATTGGCGCGGATAGAGACCACGAgttcagcaatccgatgatggGAATCAATCCGCAGCTATTTGAACTGATCAAGGCTCTGGGATGGAAGATTTTAGTCATCGGGTGTGCTGGTGATCCATTGATTGACCGTCAGATTGAGCTGGTAAAGAAATTAGAAGAAAATGGTGCATCAGTGAAAGGTAAATTTGATGAGGGAGGATATCATGGCTATGGTTATGTTAATCCCACGGCCAAAGCAATAACTATGGTTGTAAAAGAGTTTGTACTATCTTCCATCACTTGTTGA
- the LOC113780010 gene encoding protein TONSOKU-like has translation MRKNNDEQQLRDAKRAYKEAKEVGNRAEEARWANYIGNIHKNRGEYVQALKWLRIDYDVSSNFLPDKQLLPTCNTLGELYLRLQDFKDALKIQKKHLQLAEDTNDLIEQQRASTQLGRTYHEMFMKSDDDHSSIKNAKKYFKSAMKLAKNLMKNPSSCKSTFVAEYVDAHNNIGMLEIDLDNLEEAQTILSRGLEICDEEELSENHDGRSRLHHNLGIVYMELRKWDKAREHMDEDISICNRIGHCQGEAKGYINLGELHYRVQKYDEAINCYHMALQRAESMEDEDVLVSQIEQNIKTVKAAINVMDEIKKEEQNLKRLARNMQLARGTAGERKCLLQQIASLDRLIEKSSMIFAWMKHLEYAKKRKKIANEICDKEKMGDSFLLIGESYQKLRKFKKALKWYTKSWETYNLIGNLEGQALSKIDIGNALDSNGNWMEAFKAFEEGYRIAVEANMPSAQLSALENMHYSQMIRFDDVDKARSLKSLIDKLKHLTPKETQGQDMANDCSETETEIDDLSLNPPEVRISPERSISNASRSKSLSANDLSENAPLISFLRNGKSAKKLRAVHDATVETAVKLPESSPRKASIASGSQAVGRKRIRLVLSDDESENDGEHTSRRTAYNFHAKEVATSNGCKSKSNLKSPVHELQVSKYFCSNSYQAFSLSNYGAAEGWSGMLVLPSEKRAKGLVPDVQDLKRDGKVLETLEAVDELKNHTFGNNIFEVSLGVWVPKPVMKLYVDCCKELSEQPDLKVLKKLYNLEVSEDEVIVSDCGLQDISVAPLLNALHAHKTVAVIDLSHNLLGNGTMERLKQVFTSSGQDYGALVLDLHCNLLGPTALFQICECPVLYNRLEVLNISGNRLTDACASYLSTILKKCKALYTLNIEKCSITSRTIQKIADSLDSGSVLAHLSLGHNNPISGNVIINLFVKICSLNRFQELNLTGIKLSKPVVDSLCQLATNSCLSGLILGGSSIGTDGALQLTKSLANETQELVKLDLSSCGLTCDYIIRLNIEVSLIYGILELNLGGNPLMQECEDINVAVLDPVAEGFELVPGAIPDCSQQLRRS, from the exons AAAAAGCATTTACAGCTTGCAGAGGACACGAATGACCTCATTGAGCAACAAAGAGCAAGTACTCAACTAGGTCGAACATACCATGAAATGTTTATGAAGTCTGATGATGACCATTCCTCAATCAAGAATGCGAAAAAGTACTTCAAGTCAGCAATGAAACTTGCTAAAAATCTCATGAAGAATCCATCATCTTGTAAATCTACTTTTGTTGCAGAGTACGTTGACGCCCACAATAACATTGGAATGCTTGAAATAGATCTTGATAATCTGGAAGAAGCCCAGACAATTCTTAGTAGAGGATTAGAGATCTGTGATGAAGAAGAGCTTAGTGAAAATCATGATGGGCGTAGTAGGCTTCATCACAACCTTGGAATTGTTTACATGGAGCTCAGGAAATGGGACAAAGCTCGGGAGCATATGGATGAAGATATTTCTATTTGTAACAGAATTGGGCACTGCCAAGGTGAGGCAAAGGGTTATATTAATCTTGGCGAGTTGCACTACAGGGTCCAAAAGTATGATGAGGCCATAAATTGTTACCACATGGCACTTCAACGGGCAGAGTCAATGGAAGATGAGGATGTTTTAGTCAGTCAAATTGAACAGAATATTAAAACTGTTAAAGCAGCAATAAATGTGATGGatgaaataaagaaagaagAGCAGAATCTCAAGAGGCTGGCGAGGAACATGCAACTAGCTAGAGGCACAGCAGGTGAGAGGAAGTGTTTACTGCAACAGATTGCATCTCTTGATCGTCTTATTGAGAAATCAAGCATGATCTTTGCATGGATGAAG CATCTTGAGTATgcaaagaagaggaagaagatagCTAATGAAATTTGTGACAAAGAGAAAATGGGTGATTCATTTCTATTGATCGGAGAGTCGTACCAAAAACTCAGGAAGTTCAAGAAAGCTCTTAAGTGGTACACAAAGAGCTGGGAAACATACAATTTAATAGGCAACTTGGAG GGACAAGCTTTATCCAAGATTGACATAGGAAATGCTCTTGACTCAAACGGTAATTGGATGGAAGCCTTCAAAGCATTTGAAGAGGGTTACAG GATTGCTGTTGAAGCTAACATGCCTTCTGCCCAGCTATCTGCACTTGAAAATATGCACTACAGCCAAATGATCAGATTTGATGATGTTGACAAAGCAAG GAGCCTGAAGTCATTAATTGATAAACTGAAGCATTTAACACCTAAGGAGACTCAAGGACAAGACATGGCAAATGATTGTTCTGAAACTGAAACAGAGATTGATGATCTATCATTAAATCCACCTGAAGTTAGAATTTCACCTGAGAGAAGTATATCAAATGCCAGTAGATCAAAGTCTCTTTCTGCAAATGACTTGAGTGAGAATGCTCCTTTAATATCATTTCTCCGTAACGGTAAAAGTGCTAAAAAGTTGAGAGCTGTGCATGATGCAACAGTTGAAACCGCAGTCAAGCTGCCTGAATCTTCACCCAGGAAGGCATCTATTGCTTCTGGTAGTCAAGCGGTTGGTCGTAAACGAATTCGTCTTGTTCTTTCAGATGATGAATCTGAAAATGATGGGGAGCATACCTCCAGAAGAACAGCTTATAACTTCCATGCAAAAGAGGTTGCTACTTCAAATGGAT GTAAGAGTAAAAGCAATCTCAAGAGTCCTGTTCATGAGCTTCAAGTAAGCAAATATTTTTGTTCAAACTCTTATCAAGCCTTTTCCTT ATCAAAT TATGGAGCAGCTGAAGGTTGGAGTGGCATGCTTGTACTACCGTCCGAGAAGAGAGCAAAGG GTCTAGTTCCGGATGTTCAAGACCTAAAAAGAGATGGCAAAGTCCTGGAAACTTTGGAAGCAGTTGATGAATTGAAGAATCACACATTTGGAAACAACATATTTGAAGTTTCACTTGGGG TATGGGTACCAAAGCCAGTCATGAAGTTATATGTTGACTGCTGCAAGGAGCTATCTGAACAACCTGATTTGAAAGTTCTTAAGAAGCTATATAATCTAGAG GTATCAGAAGATGAGGTTATAGTATCTGACTGTGGATTGCAAGACATATCAGTTGCACCCCTGCTTAATGCCTTGCATGCTCACAAGACAGTCGCAGTCATAGACCTTTCTCACAATCTTTTGG GAAATGGAACAATGGAGAGACTTAAGCAGGTGTTTACATCATCAGGACAGGATTATGGTGCTTTAGTTTTGGATTTGCATTGCAATCTACTTGGTCCCACTGCTTTATTTCAA ATTTGTGAGTGCCCTGTGCTATACAACCGATTGGAAGTACTAAACATCTCGGGCAACCGCTTGACAGATGCATGTGCTTCTTATCTTTCCACCATTTTGAAGAAGTGTAAAG CTCTTTATACTTTGAATATCGAGAAGTGTTCTATCACGTCTAGAACAATCCAAAAGATTGCTGATTCACTGGATTCTGGATCTGTACTTGCGCATCTGTCTTTAG GACACAACAACCCTATATCTGGCAATGTCATTATCAACCTTTTTGTGAAGATTTGTAGCTTAAACAG ATTCCAAGAACTCAACCTAACTGGCATAAAGTTAAGCAAACCTGTGGTTGATAGCCTTTGCCAGCTTGCCACAAATTCATGCTTGTCCGGGTTGATACTTGGAGGCAGCTCCATAGGAACA GATGGGGCATTACAGTTAACTAAGTCGCTAGCTAATGAGACCCAGGAACTGGTGAAGCTTGATCTATCATCATGTGGACTGACATGTGACTATATTATTAGGCTGAATATTGAAGTGTCTTTGATTTATGGTATTCTTGAGCTGAATCTTGGAGGGAATCCTCTTATGCAAGAG TGCGAGGACATAAATGTTGCGGTGTTAGACCCTGTTGCCGAAGGATTTGAGCTTGTCCCTGGTGCAATTCCTGATTGTTCTCAACAACTCCGTCGAAGTTGA
- the LOC113780011 gene encoding uncharacterized protein LOC113780011, giving the protein MSAPPLVPLARISAENSCRGEVSETSAASSHESEGGTLDSSNDRSSFVEGAGPCFSAENQSIYTDKTDETGQFRCSSVDQTGSSSSVITVRAEKVQHKQDVADSQKTVKLIFAQDGATGFVNCSSYNGGITSIDQSNAEKPTQPSEFVRCDGESASLYDVKVCDICGDAGQEEFLAVCSKCNVGAEHVYCMCPMLETVPYSNWMCEDTNL; this is encoded by the exons ATGTCTGCTCCACCCCTTGTGCCTCTTGCACGCATCTCGGCCGAGAACTCTTGCAGAGGGGAG GTTTCTGAAACTTCTGCTGCATCTTCTCATGAGAGTGAAGGTGGCACTCTAGATAGCAGTAATGATCGAAGTTCATTTGTAGAAGGAGCTGGCCCATGCTTCTCAGCTGAGAATCAAAGTATTTACACGGACAAAACAGATGAAACA GGGCAGTTTCGCTGTAGCTCCGTGGATCAGACAGGGTCATCATCTTCAGTCATAACAGTCAGGGCTGAAAAGGTGCAACACAAACAAGATGTAGCTGATAGCCAAAAAACTGTTAAGCTTATATTTGCACAAGATGGTGCTACTGGATTCGTGAATTGCTCAAGTTATAATGGAGGCATAACCTCAATTGATCAATCAAATGCAGAGAAACCTACTCAGCCTTCAGAGTTTGTGAGGTGTGATGGTGAATCAGCTTCCCTGTATGAC GTAAAGGTCTGTGACATCTGCGGAGATGCTGGACAGGAGGAATTTCTTGCTGTTTGTAGCAAGTGCAATGTTGGTGCAGAGCATGT TTACTGCATGTGCCCAATGTTGGAGACAGTTCCTTACAGCAATTGGATGTGTGAAGA TACGAATCTTTAA